In Cucurbita pepo subsp. pepo cultivar mu-cu-16 chromosome LG10, ASM280686v2, whole genome shotgun sequence, the DNA window CTACATGCTAACTTTACAGGTCGGGTAGGTGTCTCTGAAAGAGGACGTTGTGGCACCTGAACCCTCTTCTTTCTTGGAAATGAAGGTTTCGGAGGGGAAGAAGCAGAATTCTTCCGCTtggatttttgtattttttgtgGCTCTTTTTCCAAAGTTCTCAGTTCATAAGCTGTTCTCCCACTGGTTTCTGTTTTGAGCCGTTTTGAACCACTGCTATCACCTTCAACTTGTTTGTCTCCATCTTCAGTGAGGAGTagcaaagagaaagagagtacTTAGAAATTCtaccaaatttgaaatttaaagacAAGCTAAACCTCACTCCACCACATCCTAAATCCATTCTAGTTTATAGCTGAAACTTATGGAAAGTAGGGAAAAGAACAGTAACCGAGTAAAAACtctggaagaaagaaagaaaactggTATACTCTTgaaaagctttaaaatattggtcatagttttaacaaaaaaaaaatcttgaccCAATCTTGATATATTATCTTCACTATAATGGAcgagaagaaatgaaaacatCTTCTCTTCACGACATCGCACAAGTTGCTTGGCAGGTCATGAAGCTATAGtgagaaaatgaaatcgaTTTGTGTCCGTGTTCATGAACTACGATCTTACCAGATAAATTATCAGAAGACAAATTCTGggtatcaaatatattaactCCCGAAGCAGCTTCCATGCTTTTGTAAATGCTCACCAAATTATCCATGTGTGGAGCAGGACGAACTTCTGCAGACAATATTGTAGAAAGAATACGTTAGTAGACGTGATAAAATTAGATAGCAGTCGTATTGATTTTGCAATTTCATTCCGGACTGAACAAGAATGTCAGAAAATGAGCGAACGAAACTTCTACAGAAACAAAAgataatataagattaaaaaaaaaaaaaaaagacaccTTACAAACATCCGAATGTTAATGAAATCATACCTCTTCGCCGATAAGGCACCTTACAAACTGGGCAGTTCGAATCCGATTTCATTGATTTCTCTATACATACACTGAAATTCAAAGAAATGAGGGTTTAGAAAACTTCCTTAACTAACGCctttacaaataattaaataagaatgAAAAGCGATTGTGTTGAGAGGCTTACAAGCAGAATATGTGGTTGCATCCGAGTGAAGCGGCAGAGTTCAAAAGACTGAGACTATAGACAAATTCCGGCAAAAGCGCGATAGAAGTAGCGAAAACAAGATGAATGCACATAAATCAGATAACTATACATCATCAACAAAGAAATCCATAGAAACATAATCTGAAAATTATCCCAATTCGCCGCTaagagaaaaagtaaatgCAACAGACTTTCTCGTATCCTTATCAATTTTCTTGGGAGAAAACGAAACTCAAcgcaaagaaagaagaagtaGAGAGAGATAGATGATTATAGCATTCAAGAAATTGAGAGGAGGGTTACCAAATTGGGCATTTAAGCTCTATTCCCATCTTCTCCAGATGGCTTGGATCCCCCATTGAGAGAACCAGTCAAGAATAATATACCTAAAGTAAAACGTAGTGAAGAGGGGATTGAGGTACGAAGCAGTGGAAATGTCGGCTTAGAACGAAAacgtagaagaagaagatgccGAGGCGCCAAAATTCGacctctatatatatatctttgaatttttacgCGAAACCGGCGCGCgccttttgtttttaattcttttttcatttggaATCGCGGCCCACGGgttaaattaacataaaattaaaaatattttaattttatccttaattaactttaaatagttttaacataaaattaaaaaattactggTGGGCTAGTCGAATTcttccacaaaaaaaattaatgactacaatatataaatttatttataaatatttcataagaaGGCATTTAACGTGTAGCTGGGTGACTTTTTTTTAGAGATCAAAACATAACATTGAAAAAATAGGATCTAATTCATTTGTTGTTTTGCCAAAGTGTTCTTGCTGCCTTGTTCTTCCGCTCATGAGGATGACAGGAAGCTGAGAATTAGTAGTCTCTAAATGCCAATCATTGCTGCAACTTCTTCTGAAAATActatttcattcttcttccatgAGAGCAGCCCCTCCTAATTCATAGGTACTGATGATTTTTATGGACCTCAAGtcataaaataatgatatcaAATCTTCTCAACGCTGCCTCCGTCGCAATTCTCGTCTCCATCGACAAAGAAGAATAAGGATgaatattatttgaatattgCAAACTAACAACGGTGTtaggaaatgaaaaaaagggCAGCATATCTAATCACTAGAATCTCCATCATCATCTGTGAGATATCAATCAAACGAGCAAcgcaaatttataaaataaccACTATACATTGCAAGATATATCAACATTTTACAATCCAAGTGATATAGCATAAAATCGATTAGTACAAGTATAAACAAGCATATTTGACACGTGAACTAGTGACTTTACAACATATCACTTGGTTAGTTGAATTTTGATATGTTTCTTAGACTTCCTAGAATTATCTTCATCTATAAACACACAAAATGAAGATACCCAGAAGTTGTTTTAGGCTTTTACTTATTGCATGTAGAAGAGAACAACAAAATTACTTACTCTAGTGGAAAGAGAGCCTCTCATTCTTCTCTCTTGCAGTTCAGCAGTTGCTAGGCTCATTGGACCAACTACCATTGGCAGAGAGGCAGGCAAGCGATATTAGGCAGACCAGGGTTTTCTCTCACTATGCTTCTAAAACCGAAccttcaataaaaatataagtcTGTATAGTCAGAGAAATCGCTGCCCCCTGAGAATTCATAATAGTCGTCGTCATCAGTCAATAAATCGGTGTCAGACAAGCCAAAAGGGTAACCATAATCCTCCTCATAATCATCACCATATTCAACAATTTCGGTTGAAAATTCATAGTCATCAGTGGGATCATGAGGCAAccgtaaattttttattttctcagaACATTTTGCACCCAACTGTCCCGccaaattcaaattgaaaCACTGGCGTAAATCAAGAGATTCTAAGTCAGGACAACCATCAAGAATGGCCTCCAAGCCCCTATTAGTAAGGCTGTTGCCAAATATCTGAAGGTGACGTAGATTAGGCATATTTTCAGCAATAGCAAGGGCTCCCTTATCACATTCCACCCGTCTGTAAAACTGACGGTTCAGTTTCAGTGATTTCAGAAGAGGGCGACATTGACCAAGAGTTTCCAAAGTTTCCACATCAAATGAACCGAAAGATATCTCAAGATCCTCCAACAAGGGAAGTTTTGAAACTGCTTTAATCAATCCCTCATCTGAGATGCGATTGCAATATACAAGGCGGAGTTTTCTAAGTTGATTTGAACTGCAACAAGTTAATATAAGGAACcgtcaaaatcaagaaaatacaaattcaaaatcaagacACCACATAAACACATAAACCATCAGAGCTTTGTCCA includes these proteins:
- the LOC111803453 gene encoding F-box protein SKIP19-like — protein: MAMESNSSPNSLGEEARNWLELPADVTSMILLKLGPVDILTNAQDVCSSWRKICEDPLMWRVVDMRYSGDWWDMDYDLEEMCRQAVDRSCGQLIYINIEHFGTDDLLHYITQSSNQLRKLRLVYCNRISDEGLIKAVSKLPLLEDLEISFGSFDVETLETLGQCRPLLKSLKLNRQFYRRVECDKGALAIAENMPNLRHLQIFGNSLTNRGLEAILDGCPDLESLDLRQCFNLNLAGQLGAKCSEKIKNLRLPHDPTDDYEFSTEIVEYGDDYEEDYGYPFGLSDTDLLTDDDDYYEFSGGSDFSDYTDLYFY